The following coding sequences lie in one Aquabacterium olei genomic window:
- a CDS encoding PAS domain-containing sensor histidine kinase, with amino-acid sequence MPSQLDVLNTMSLPEMEMRRAVALQDLLVRGQSLLWETDAKGRVTSFTARGHNASGLDTNTVLNTDWTSFVDPLDQVQVLAAWSAARAAGTVLTCEARILTGEGGSRWHRVSAAPVCDIRGELVSWVGTARDIHDQKLRETEFIKALEVLNALERCGDGLLYLKDREGRLVWCNDAVLDVLGKNRIEALGHLATAYMREDRDAHHVTLHDMQVVNEGRALLTEEILHDPHRVYLSCKTPWRDRAGSVVGLVGVSINVTNEARIRSQWNPEFAKLHHATPIVVSRFDKDLKHLYVSPAIETITGMPPATFFGKSNRDLGMPSHLCDQWDNVMHAVLADGCPREIEFSYAGPDEKQRVFRSLLSAEKDGHGKPSTLVAVAYEVTELKAQQALVREREARLAAALSAGKLQTWTYLIGENVFLVPVSTRRQHAIRGDSDRVCWADAFCGIHRDDVERVQQSLLRCAHDKVDYDETYRVQDDSGHWRWVRAAGRHVPHDTVDGGASHIAGVTFDLTEERKAQQRLRDSEESLRLAVDAVDAGRYDWDLATGELKWDARTRALFHLPAGQEPSYDHFLSRLHPDDRVRLAARVGAQLDGSQSDGIWSERYRVLQPDGTLRWLESQGRVMFTENETPRRPMRFIGLVTDVTAEVETAERLAASEGALRKSLSALAESEERMRLAMESSSLGWWDMDVPSTRIVWSGSARRLFDMPEEGDVHLDEVLVRVYKEDLPRVRLAIESAMASHADGIFHESYRVLWRDGSLRDVEAIGRVRFEHRDSGRQATRFSGVLWDTTETRTMWRTLQDKGAYVEALLRTAPVGILSVDEAGHITRSNPLMDSLFGPLGRGAQVRDESQRWESYCADGTRLAQARYPVLQVLDGSIRSEVEVQHVTSRDGRSLWLRLIASPVVQQDRPAGAVMVCVDIDAERRTLEVLKEADARKEQFFAMLAHEIRNPLGAISNANHILSRDAHLSEPSTFARGVITRQSKQLQCLVDDLLEVSRISRDSFTLKTAPTSIRQVLLYACDPALIRAQARRQRLTINVPEQDVVANVDPTRLSQVLDNLLGNAVKYTPEGGAIEVTLTSSAEYAEVTISDNGMGIQVDELDKVFDLFHQQKTQDRHAALGFGIGLAMVRRLVELHGGRVWAESQGPGTGAKFVVQIPLGTDAHNSQ; translated from the coding sequence ATGCCAAGTCAACTCGACGTCCTGAATACGATGTCGCTTCCCGAGATGGAGATGCGGCGAGCGGTTGCGCTGCAAGACTTGCTTGTTCGTGGGCAGTCGCTTCTGTGGGAGACCGACGCCAAGGGCCGAGTGACCTCTTTCACCGCACGGGGACATAACGCCTCCGGCTTAGATACAAACACTGTACTCAATACCGATTGGACATCGTTCGTAGATCCCCTGGACCAAGTCCAGGTGCTCGCGGCGTGGTCCGCAGCTCGGGCGGCAGGAACGGTACTGACATGTGAAGCACGCATCTTGACCGGCGAGGGCGGCTCACGGTGGCACAGAGTCAGCGCTGCCCCCGTGTGCGACATTCGCGGCGAACTCGTTTCCTGGGTTGGCACAGCGCGGGACATCCACGACCAAAAGCTCCGAGAAACCGAATTCATCAAAGCGCTAGAGGTCCTCAACGCGCTTGAGCGGTGTGGAGACGGCCTTTTGTATCTGAAGGATCGGGAAGGTCGGCTCGTGTGGTGCAACGACGCCGTGCTCGACGTGTTGGGCAAGAACCGTATCGAGGCCCTCGGTCACCTTGCCACGGCCTACATGCGCGAGGATCGGGACGCCCACCATGTCACGCTGCATGACATGCAAGTGGTCAATGAAGGTCGGGCCCTCTTAACCGAAGAGATCTTGCACGATCCGCACCGCGTCTATCTTTCTTGCAAGACGCCGTGGCGGGACCGTGCAGGTTCCGTTGTCGGGCTTGTCGGTGTCTCGATCAACGTCACCAACGAAGCTCGCATTCGTTCTCAATGGAACCCGGAGTTTGCCAAACTCCACCATGCGACGCCCATTGTTGTAAGCCGTTTTGACAAGGATCTCAAGCACCTCTATGTGAGCCCAGCGATAGAGACGATCACGGGCATGCCGCCGGCGACATTTTTCGGGAAATCGAACCGGGACCTCGGGATGCCGTCGCACCTATGCGATCAATGGGACAACGTGATGCACGCGGTCCTGGCAGATGGATGCCCCCGCGAGATCGAATTCTCTTACGCAGGGCCAGACGAGAAGCAGCGTGTCTTCCGCTCCCTGCTCAGTGCAGAGAAGGATGGGCACGGCAAGCCGTCGACCTTAGTGGCTGTGGCATACGAAGTGACCGAACTCAAAGCTCAGCAGGCCTTGGTTCGCGAGCGAGAGGCCCGGCTTGCGGCTGCGTTGAGCGCCGGGAAGCTGCAGACATGGACTTACCTGATAGGGGAGAACGTGTTTCTGGTGCCCGTCAGTACGCGCCGGCAACATGCGATAAGGGGTGACTCGGACAGGGTCTGCTGGGCTGATGCTTTTTGCGGCATTCACCGCGACGATGTCGAACGCGTTCAACAGAGTCTCCTTCGATGTGCGCACGATAAGGTCGACTACGACGAGACCTATCGGGTTCAGGACGATAGCGGACACTGGCGTTGGGTCAGAGCTGCGGGGCGGCATGTCCCACATGACACAGTAGACGGAGGAGCCTCGCACATCGCTGGCGTCACCTTTGATCTGACCGAAGAGCGTAAAGCTCAGCAGCGCTTACGAGACAGCGAAGAGAGCTTGCGACTTGCAGTGGACGCAGTGGACGCTGGTCGATATGACTGGGACCTTGCGACTGGAGAACTCAAGTGGGATGCTCGAACCCGTGCGTTGTTTCATTTGCCCGCAGGACAGGAGCCGTCGTACGACCATTTCTTGTCCCGGCTACATCCAGACGACCGCGTGCGGCTTGCAGCAAGGGTGGGAGCGCAACTGGATGGTTCTCAGTCCGACGGAATATGGTCTGAGCGCTATCGCGTCCTTCAACCGGATGGCACCCTGCGGTGGCTGGAGAGTCAGGGCCGGGTGATGTTCACTGAAAACGAGACCCCCCGCAGACCCATGCGATTTATTGGGCTCGTCACCGATGTAACCGCGGAAGTCGAAACCGCGGAGCGTTTGGCGGCGAGTGAGGGAGCGCTGCGAAAAAGCCTCAGTGCTTTGGCGGAAAGCGAAGAGCGAATGCGGCTGGCCATGGAGTCATCATCGCTCGGGTGGTGGGACATGGATGTCCCCAGTACCCGCATCGTCTGGAGCGGCAGCGCGCGACGCCTGTTCGACATGCCGGAGGAGGGGGATGTGCACCTCGATGAGGTGCTGGTACGCGTCTACAAAGAAGATCTGCCCCGAGTGCGGCTTGCGATCGAGTCAGCGATGGCTTCCCACGCGGACGGTATCTTTCATGAAAGCTATCGCGTCCTATGGCGGGACGGTTCGCTTCGCGATGTGGAAGCCATTGGCAGAGTCAGGTTTGAGCATCGAGACTCAGGTCGCCAAGCCACTCGATTCAGCGGCGTTCTGTGGGACACCACCGAAACGCGCACGATGTGGCGAACGCTCCAGGACAAGGGCGCATACGTCGAAGCGCTACTGCGGACTGCACCGGTGGGCATTCTGAGTGTCGACGAGGCTGGGCACATCACCCGCTCAAATCCGCTCATGGACTCGTTGTTCGGACCTTTGGGGCGCGGCGCTCAAGTTCGCGATGAGTCACAACGGTGGGAAAGCTACTGCGCGGATGGAACACGACTTGCACAAGCTCGGTACCCTGTACTTCAAGTCCTCGACGGATCGATTCGCTCCGAGGTCGAAGTTCAACACGTCACAAGCCGCGACGGACGCAGTCTATGGCTCCGTCTGATCGCCTCCCCTGTTGTGCAGCAGGACCGGCCTGCCGGAGCGGTGATGGTGTGCGTCGACATTGATGCGGAGCGCCGCACTTTGGAGGTCCTGAAAGAGGCAGACGCGAGGAAGGAACAGTTCTTCGCCATGCTGGCGCATGAAATCCGCAATCCGCTCGGGGCCATCTCTAACGCCAACCACATCTTGTCGCGTGACGCCCATCTCAGTGAGCCCTCGACTTTTGCTCGAGGCGTGATCACGAGGCAAAGCAAGCAATTGCAATGTTTGGTCGACGACCTGCTCGAGGTGTCTCGGATATCCAGAGACAGCTTTACTCTGAAGACTGCGCCGACTTCGATCCGCCAGGTACTGCTCTATGCGTGTGATCCAGCCCTGATCCGAGCCCAGGCAAGACGGCAACGTCTGACGATCAATGTTCCGGAGCAAGACGTTGTTGCCAATGTGGACCCCACACGGTTGTCTCAAGTCCTAGACAACCTGCTTGGCAACGCGGTCAAGTACACGCCGGAAGGGGGCGCCATAGAAGTCACATTGACCAGCAGCGCGGAGTATGCGGAGGTCACCATCTCCGACAACGGGATGGGTATCCAGGTCGACGAACTCGATAAGGTATTTGACTTGTTTCACCAGCAAAAGACTCAGGATCGACATGCGGCCCTGGGGTTCGGCATCGGACTTGCGATGGTGCGACGTCTGGTCGAGCTGCATGGGGGTCGAGTATGGGCCGAGAGCCAAGGCCCGGGCACTGGAGCGAAGTTCGTGGTTCAGATTCCATTGGGCACTGACGCCCACAACAGTCAGTGA
- a CDS encoding Fic family protein, whose amino-acid sequence MKSCDDRYIWQAPDWPNWRFDLEVLVGPMAEVRRSLDLLLARMTAASPVQRDQLMLTAVAEEVVKTSEIESEQLDVALVRSSVARQLGTEVSRTGRMDPHVDGVVKMVLDASIRCTDAVSQERLVGWQAALFPLNRSFLARIKIGDWRDDVAGPMQVVSGPVGRQRVHFEAPPADRLATEMRQLLDWLNSASNEPPLIKAGIAHLWFVTLHPFEDGNGRVGRAICDLLLARADNSPQRFYSLSAQIRRERNAYYELLERSQKGSMDVTEWLIWFLDMVHRAVDQAHRTHDGILTKAHFWQKCADMPLNDRQVKVLNRLVDGFDGKLTCRKWAAIAKCSTVTALSDISDLVTRGLLLESATDGRSTSYVLPNKRQAD is encoded by the coding sequence ATGAAGAGCTGCGACGACAGGTACATCTGGCAAGCCCCGGACTGGCCCAACTGGCGCTTCGACTTGGAAGTGCTGGTCGGGCCCATGGCCGAGGTACGTCGCTCACTCGACCTGTTGCTTGCGCGGATGACCGCCGCGAGCCCTGTTCAGCGCGATCAACTGATGCTGACGGCCGTGGCAGAAGAGGTGGTCAAGACCAGTGAGATCGAGAGCGAACAACTTGACGTCGCATTGGTGCGGTCGAGCGTAGCGCGCCAATTGGGCACTGAGGTGAGCCGCACGGGCAGGATGGACCCGCACGTGGATGGCGTGGTCAAGATGGTGCTCGACGCCTCCATCAGATGCACCGATGCTGTTTCGCAGGAGCGGCTAGTTGGCTGGCAAGCCGCGCTGTTTCCCTTGAACCGCTCGTTCCTCGCCAGGATCAAAATCGGAGACTGGCGAGATGATGTCGCAGGACCGATGCAAGTAGTGTCTGGACCAGTCGGTCGACAGCGAGTGCATTTCGAGGCCCCGCCAGCAGACCGACTGGCGACCGAGATGCGTCAACTCCTGGACTGGCTCAACAGCGCATCGAATGAACCGCCGCTCATCAAAGCAGGCATCGCTCACTTATGGTTCGTGACACTGCACCCCTTTGAAGATGGCAACGGTCGGGTAGGCCGTGCGATCTGCGATCTACTCCTGGCCCGCGCGGACAATAGCCCCCAACGCTTCTATAGCCTGTCGGCGCAGATCCGACGTGAGCGCAACGCCTATTACGAACTGCTGGAGCGCAGCCAGAAGGGCTCGATGGACGTGACGGAGTGGCTGATCTGGTTCCTCGACATGGTCCATCGAGCAGTGGATCAGGCCCATCGAACGCATGATGGGATCCTCACCAAGGCGCATTTCTGGCAGAAGTGCGCTGACATGCCGTTGAATGATCGGCAAGTGAAGGTACTGAACCGTTTGGTGGACGGCTTTGATGGCAAGCTCACATGCAGGAAGTGGGCAGCCATCGCCAAGTGCTCGACGGTAACAGCGCTGAGCGATATCAGCGACTTGGTGACGCGAGGCCTACTCTTGGAATCAGCTACTGACGGTCGAAGTACGAGCTACGTACTGCCTAACAAGCGACAGGCGGACTAG
- a CDS encoding MbcA/ParS/Xre antitoxin family protein: MNEKAASVWMNRPHVLLGGASPREAARKSKTGATRVQEILVAIKHGGVV; the protein is encoded by the coding sequence ATGAACGAAAAAGCCGCCTCCGTATGGATGAATCGGCCGCACGTGCTGCTCGGTGGCGCCTCCCCTCGTGAGGCCGCCAGAAAATCGAAAACGGGCGCGACCCGCGTTCAAGAGATATTGGTCGCCATCAAGCACGGCGGTGTCGTGTGA
- a CDS encoding MBL fold metallo-hydrolase, translated as MLHRLTLPVTAFQQNCSLIWCSDTNEAALIDPGGDIPVLMQAVESRGLKLVALWLTHAHIDHAGATGTLAREHNLPIVGPHPGDQFWIDGLPQQSSMFGFPKAEPFAPTRWLHEGDTVQLGGHTLQVLHCPGHTPGHVVFYSPELKHAFVGDVLFAGSIGRTDFPGGNHAELIAAIKGKLLPLGDDVTFTPGHGPESTLGEERRHNPYL; from the coding sequence ATGCTCCACCGCCTCACCCTCCCCGTCACCGCCTTCCAGCAGAACTGCTCGCTGATCTGGTGTAGCGACACGAACGAAGCCGCCCTCATCGACCCGGGCGGCGACATCCCGGTGCTGATGCAGGCCGTTGAATCGCGGGGGCTCAAGCTGGTGGCGCTGTGGCTCACGCACGCCCACATCGATCACGCCGGGGCCACCGGCACGCTGGCGCGCGAACACAACCTCCCGATCGTGGGCCCGCATCCGGGAGACCAGTTCTGGATCGACGGGCTGCCGCAGCAGAGCAGCATGTTCGGCTTTCCGAAGGCCGAGCCCTTTGCGCCCACGCGCTGGCTGCATGAAGGCGACACGGTGCAACTGGGCGGGCACACACTCCAGGTGCTGCATTGCCCCGGCCACACGCCGGGCCACGTGGTGTTCTACTCGCCGGAATTGAAGCACGCCTTCGTGGGCGACGTGCTGTTTGCCGGCAGCATCGGCCGCACCGACTTTCCGGGCGGCAACCATGCCGAGTTGATCGCGGCCATCAAGGGCAAGCTGCTGCCGCTGGGCGACGACGTGACCTTCACGCCGGGCCATGGCCCCGAGAGCACGCTCGGGGAAGAACGGCGCCACAACCCCTATCTGTGA
- a CDS encoding DUF2846 domain-containing protein, with product MLKKLFLSLAVVSALAGCSSVPMADAPQDQAAKTFKADAAKSGIYIYRNELLGGAVKMDVSIDGQPVGATKAKTYLFKQVEPGKHTIVSEAENTSVLELETKPGMLYYIWQEVKMGVMYARNKLQQVSDAQGQAGVMESQLAVTK from the coding sequence ATGTTGAAGAAGTTGTTCCTGTCGCTCGCCGTGGTGTCTGCCCTGGCGGGTTGCTCGTCGGTGCCGATGGCCGACGCGCCCCAGGACCAGGCCGCCAAGACGTTCAAGGCCGACGCGGCCAAGTCCGGCATCTACATCTACCGCAATGAACTGCTGGGCGGCGCCGTGAAGATGGACGTGTCCATCGACGGCCAGCCCGTGGGCGCCACCAAGGCCAAGACCTACCTGTTCAAGCAGGTCGAGCCGGGCAAGCACACCATCGTGTCAGAGGCCGAGAACACCTCGGTGCTCGAGCTTGAGACCAAGCCCGGCATGCTGTACTACATCTGGCAGGAAGTGAAGATGGGCGTCATGTACGCCCGCAACAAGCTGCAGCAGGTGAGCGATGCGCAAGGCCAAGCCGGCGTGATGGAAAGCCAGCTGGCCGTCACGAAGTAA
- a CDS encoding methyl-accepting chemotaxis protein yields the protein MLNALSIRARLIALGLLAVGALILVGSLGALSVSHLRNQFGAFAEHEFITQGRLTTLRMAMGDIRRYEKDVLLSIDEVDKAQQYQAKWTKAVHATQAVLQQLQAGGQCADCPKIAAHLKDYETAAAEVIQRTINGQIVTAPDANQQMGPAKKAMYDADPLLDALASRVQKAAEDRTADVRQIATTQLTLTAGLALLVLGVLVPALWMTVRSILQPLEQAIDIAHRVADGDLSQRIAVQGSREVAALLRALSSMQASLRALVADVQQAAEAIDTASAEVAQGSLDLSQRSEQAAADLQETASAVAQLTEAVGDSERTASEVAGLAQQSAQAAHKGGEIVFSVVDSMSHIAKGSTQIAQITGVIDAIAFQTNLLALNAAVEAARAGEQGRGFAVVAAEVRQLAQRSAEAAREINQLVRSATQQVDNGGQLARDAGAEMKSIIDTIDRVSNMMSAMNQRLTEQAHGLSQLNRAVGDLDSLTQQNAALVEESAASAASLREQATGLLRTTGHFRVQAA from the coding sequence ATGCTGAACGCCCTCTCCATTCGCGCCCGTTTGATCGCCCTCGGCCTGCTGGCCGTCGGCGCCCTGATTCTGGTCGGCAGCCTCGGCGCCCTTTCGGTCTCGCACCTGCGCAACCAGTTCGGCGCCTTTGCCGAGCACGAATTCATCACGCAGGGCCGGCTCACCACCTTGCGCATGGCGATGGGCGACATCCGCCGCTATGAAAAGGACGTGCTGCTCAGCATCGACGAGGTCGACAAGGCCCAGCAGTACCAGGCCAAGTGGACGAAGGCCGTCCACGCCACCCAGGCCGTGTTGCAGCAGTTGCAGGCCGGTGGCCAGTGCGCCGACTGCCCGAAGATCGCCGCGCACCTGAAGGACTACGAGACCGCCGCGGCCGAGGTGATCCAGCGCACCATCAACGGGCAGATCGTCACCGCCCCCGACGCGAACCAGCAGATGGGGCCGGCCAAGAAGGCGATGTACGACGCCGATCCGCTGCTGGACGCCCTCGCCAGCCGGGTGCAGAAGGCCGCCGAAGACCGCACCGCCGACGTCCGCCAGATCGCGACCACACAGCTGACCCTGACCGCCGGCCTGGCGCTGCTCGTGTTGGGCGTGCTGGTGCCCGCCCTGTGGATGACGGTGCGCTCCATCCTCCAGCCGCTGGAGCAGGCCATCGACATTGCGCACCGCGTGGCCGACGGCGACCTCTCGCAGCGCATTGCGGTGCAGGGCAGCCGCGAGGTGGCCGCCCTGCTGCGGGCGCTGTCCAGCATGCAGGCCAGCCTGCGGGCGCTGGTGGCCGACGTGCAGCAGGCCGCCGAGGCCATCGACACCGCCAGCGCCGAGGTGGCGCAGGGCAGCCTCGACCTGTCGCAGCGATCCGAGCAGGCCGCCGCCGACCTGCAGGAAACGGCCTCGGCCGTGGCGCAGCTCACCGAAGCGGTGGGCGATTCGGAACGCACCGCCAGCGAGGTGGCCGGTCTGGCCCAGCAGTCTGCCCAGGCCGCGCACAAGGGCGGCGAGATCGTGTTCAGCGTGGTCGACAGCATGTCGCACATCGCCAAGGGCTCCACCCAGATCGCCCAGATCACCGGCGTGATCGACGCCATCGCCTTTCAGACGAACCTGCTGGCCCTCAATGCGGCGGTGGAAGCCGCCCGCGCGGGCGAACAGGGGCGCGGCTTTGCCGTGGTGGCGGCGGAAGTGCGCCAGCTGGCCCAGCGCTCGGCCGAGGCCGCCCGTGAGATCAACCAGCTGGTGCGCAGCGCGACCCAACAGGTGGACAACGGTGGGCAACTGGCCCGCGATGCCGGCGCCGAGATGAAGTCCATCATCGACACGATCGACCGCGTGTCGAACATGATGAGCGCCATGAACCAGCGCCTGACCGAACAGGCTCATGGACTGAGCCAGCTGAACCGCGCGGTGGGCGACCTTGATTCGCTCACGCAGCAGAACGCCGCGCTGGTGGAGGAGTCGGCCGCCTCAGCGGCCTCGCTGCGCGAACAGGCAACCGGCCTGCTGCGCACCACCGGGCACTTCCGCGTGCAGGCAGCCTGA
- a CDS encoding DUF2917 domain-containing protein: protein MTSLLHPVLPRLLAALSRRADHAAVRTQKPARAAAPVWTLPDGLACTVVLRRGQALQVHQGRVWLTSPGVADDHFIEAGQHFGVTARTVCVLEGCGDQVARFSVGAVR, encoded by the coding sequence ATGACCTCGCTGCTGCACCCTGTCCTGCCCCGCCTGCTGGCCGCGCTGTCCCGGCGCGCGGACCACGCTGCCGTCCGCACGCAGAAGCCCGCCCGCGCTGCGGCGCCCGTGTGGACCTTGCCAGACGGCCTCGCGTGCACGGTCGTCCTGCGTCGGGGGCAGGCACTGCAGGTCCATCAGGGCCGGGTGTGGCTCACCTCACCCGGTGTGGCCGACGACCACTTCATCGAAGCTGGGCAGCACTTCGGCGTCACGGCCCGCACGGTGTGCGTGCTGGAAGGCTGTGGCGACCAGGTGGCGCGTTTCAGCGTCGGCGCCGTTCGTTGA
- a CDS encoding PLP-dependent aminotransferase family protein — protein MEPQTDTLYLKIADAMARQIRTGTLPRGERIPSVRLLASQHGVSQSTVVQAYRTLEDARLIEARPRSGYFVAARPPELPEPDTSRPPRRSVPVGITALSAKIMSLAHDPDFVSFGAACPDASLFAQERVRRALSRATQRHRSTLCQYPIGPGDESLRRAIARHALRMGCHIDADDVIVTGSCLEAISLCLRTVTKPGDVVALESPTYYGFLEILEHLGLRALEIPTHPRTGLSLDALQLALDTQPVKALLAVPTLSNPIGASMPTPERKRLAQMLARHKVPLIEDVLYNDLCEDDERRRAVQSFDTAGQVMLCGSFSKTVAPGLRLGWIAAPAWTERLQRLKAATSGSETVVLQRALADLLTQPGIEASYRQLRGVVASRMDEARSLISKHFPKGTRMTAPAGGFILWLALPDEVDTIALFEACLDERICIAPGSLFSATGRFQHCMRLGLGGHWGEPERRALARVGQLAQQLAAGH, from the coding sequence ATGGAGCCGCAAACCGACACCCTGTACCTCAAGATCGCCGACGCGATGGCGCGGCAGATCCGGACCGGCACGCTGCCGCGCGGCGAGCGCATTCCGTCCGTGCGGCTGCTGGCCAGCCAGCATGGCGTCTCGCAGTCGACGGTCGTGCAGGCCTACCGCACGCTGGAAGACGCCCGGCTGATCGAGGCCCGGCCGCGTTCGGGCTATTTCGTGGCGGCGCGCCCGCCCGAGCTGCCCGAGCCCGACACCTCGCGCCCGCCGCGGCGTTCGGTGCCCGTGGGCATCACGGCCCTGTCGGCCAAGATCATGAGCCTGGCCCATGACCCGGACTTCGTCTCTTTCGGCGCCGCGTGTCCCGATGCCTCGCTGTTCGCGCAGGAACGCGTGCGCCGCGCCTTGAGCCGCGCCACGCAGCGCCACCGCAGCACGCTGTGCCAGTACCCGATCGGCCCGGGGGATGAATCACTGCGTCGCGCCATTGCGCGGCACGCGCTGCGCATGGGCTGCCACATCGACGCCGACGACGTCATCGTGACCGGCAGCTGCCTGGAGGCCATCAGCCTGTGCCTGCGCACGGTCACCAAGCCGGGCGATGTGGTGGCGCTCGAATCCCCCACGTATTACGGCTTCCTCGAGATCCTCGAGCACCTGGGCCTGCGCGCGCTCGAGATCCCCACCCACCCGCGCACCGGCCTGTCGCTCGACGCGCTGCAGCTCGCGCTCGACACCCAGCCCGTGAAGGCGCTGCTGGCCGTGCCGACGCTGTCCAACCCCATCGGCGCCAGCATGCCGACGCCCGAGCGCAAGCGGCTGGCCCAGATGCTGGCCCGGCACAAGGTGCCGCTGATCGAAGACGTGCTCTACAACGACCTGTGCGAGGACGACGAACGCCGCCGCGCGGTGCAGTCGTTCGACACGGCGGGGCAGGTGATGCTGTGCGGCTCGTTCAGCAAGACGGTGGCACCCGGGCTGCGCCTGGGCTGGATTGCCGCGCCCGCCTGGACCGAACGCCTGCAGCGCCTGAAGGCCGCCACCAGCGGCAGCGAGACCGTGGTGCTGCAGCGCGCGCTGGCCGACCTGCTGACCCAGCCCGGCATCGAGGCCAGCTACCGGCAACTGCGCGGTGTGGTCGCTTCGCGCATGGACGAGGCGCGCAGCCTCATCTCGAAGCACTTCCCCAAGGGCACGCGCATGACGGCACCCGCGGGCGGCTTCATCCTGTGGCTGGCCCTGCCAGACGAGGTCGACACGATCGCGCTGTTCGAGGCCTGTCTGGACGAGCGCATCTGCATCGCGCCGGGCAGCCTGTTCTCGGCCACGGGGCGCTTCCAGCACTGCATGCGGCTGGGGCTGGGCGGACACTGGGGCGAGCCCGAGCGCCGCGCGCTGGCCCGCGTGGGGCAACTGGCCCAGCAGCTGGCTGCAGGGCACTGA
- a CDS encoding M48 family metallopeptidase, producing MNLSAFLRVRPAALAALGLAAALGFSAPAGAQAQEEGVRSAVGKQSAFARFVPAEDIEAAASQQYAQMASQARQQNALLPDNHPHVVRLRAIAQRIIPYSLEWNSRARDWKWQVIALQSKELNAFCMPGGKIAFYTGIIEQLKLTDDEVAMIMGHEVAHALREHARERMGKTAATKVGANLLSSLLGLGGTGDALLNMGGQLLTLRFSREDESEADLVGMELAARAGYDPRAGVSLWQKMGAAAKGAPPQWLSTHPSGTSRIQEIQASLPRVLPLFERAAKPPRRFDAPLRTGALDPMEALQLGFWGRGEVRLGTVAALGQPHAHD from the coding sequence ATGAACCTCTCTGCTTTCCTCCGTGTCCGCCCCGCTGCGCTGGCCGCGCTTGGCCTGGCGGCGGCACTCGGTTTCAGTGCACCGGCCGGGGCCCAGGCTCAGGAGGAGGGGGTGCGCAGCGCCGTGGGCAAGCAGTCGGCCTTTGCCCGATTCGTGCCAGCCGAAGACATCGAGGCCGCCGCGTCCCAGCAGTACGCGCAGATGGCGTCCCAGGCGCGCCAGCAGAACGCGCTGCTACCCGACAACCACCCGCACGTGGTGCGCCTGCGGGCCATCGCCCAGCGCATCATCCCGTACAGCCTGGAATGGAACAGCCGCGCCCGCGACTGGAAGTGGCAGGTCATCGCCCTGCAGTCGAAGGAGCTCAACGCCTTCTGCATGCCGGGCGGCAAGATCGCTTTCTACACCGGCATCATCGAGCAGCTCAAGCTGACCGACGACGAGGTGGCCATGATCATGGGCCACGAGGTCGCGCATGCGCTGCGCGAGCACGCTCGTGAGCGCATGGGCAAAACGGCGGCCACGAAGGTGGGTGCCAACCTGCTGTCCAGCCTGCTGGGCCTGGGGGGCACGGGCGACGCGCTGCTGAACATGGGCGGCCAGCTGCTGACGTTGCGCTTCAGCCGCGAAGACGAGTCCGAGGCCGACCTGGTCGGCATGGAACTGGCCGCGCGAGCCGGCTACGACCCCCGCGCTGGCGTGAGCCTGTGGCAGAAGATGGGCGCGGCTGCCAAGGGCGCGCCGCCGCAGTGGCTGTCCACCCACCCGTCGGGCACGTCGCGCATCCAGGAGATTCAGGCCAGCCTGCCGCGCGTGCTGCCGCTGTTCGAGCGGGCGGCCAAGCCGCCGCGCCGCTTTGATGCGCCGCTGCGCACGGGCGCGCTTGACCCGATGGAGGCCCTGCAGCTGGGCTTCTGGGGCCGGGGCGAGGTGCGCCTGGGCACGGTGGCGGCCCTGGGCCAGCCGCACGCGCACGACTGA